The genomic DNA TTCGTGATCGGCAATTCGTTCGCTCAGGCCACGCCAGTCTCTGACATCGATCCCTACCGGGCCGGCGCATAGTCGGCATACGCGTTACCTCTCGCCTCGACCGCGTCCTGTCGCGCAAACAGCACCACTTCCATCACCGGTTCGGCCGGATCTTGCATGGAATAGCTCGGGGCCTCCTCGCATTGAGCGGCAGTTTTGCGCTCGGAATGGAAAGGGGGGCTTCCCGAGCGGAATCACCGTGAGCGCAGAGAGCAGAATCGCTCACCTTGCATGGACGAGAAACTCCCTGCTGCAGCACAGGTCGTGGAACCACATGACACGTAACCGCGCCGGAGAAGAAGATACGACCAATTGATGCTGCTCGTGGAGCCCGAGTGAGCTGCAATCAGAGACGTGGTGTGTATCTTGCGTTCCTTGGAATTGGCCACTCACTCAAACGTGGGACTCATACATCCACGATGTGCGACGGGGGTGATCCGATATGAAACTGAATGTCCTGACGTTCATGCTTATTCTCGTGTTGCTACCCGAACTGAGCTACGGACGCTGCCGAACGGTGGGTGAAAGTGCCAGTCTCGGCACAGCATACGGCGCCTTCCCCCTCTACCCCGCAAAACGCGTGATAGCCAACGGCGAGAAACGTGACAATGTCGCGCTGCAGTGGGTCGGTTACGGGATCGGGCTGCCGCTCTTCGTTGTGGCAATGCCCTTTGCCATGGTGGGGGCAGGAATGGGCGCCGCGCTACATCCTTGGACGAAATGTGATCAGCATGATGATGATTGGCCAGGACTGAAGTAAGGCAACCATTGTGGCAGCTCTCGACCTGCACAATCTGACGCACATCGATGCAGCGCGATACTCATCACGATTGGGAAATATTGCGAGGCGGGGCAGCGAATCGACTCAGGGGAGAGAATCGTTTGAACGGTCTCAGCGCCTACGCTGGATTCGCCAATACTGAGCTTTGAATCAATACTTCTGGAGCCGGCGAGTGGAATCGAACCACCGACCTGCGGTTTACGAAGCGATCCCCAAGTAATTTCACTACCTCATTCCACACCACAAAAACTCACAGAAGAGCCTGATCCACCATTGGGTTAGGTGGATCGTGCTTCGTCATGTGGTGTTGTGCCCAAAACCGTCGAAAGCGGTCTCGACGGTTACACTTTTGGTTACACTGCACGCCTCGCTTTTTGCGGGGCGTGCAACTTACTGGGGTCGGGTCCGCACGCGGATTCGAGAGCGGTCTACGATGATGAGAGACGTGGTGAGTTCGGCTTCGGTTACCTCACTGAGCAATCGACCCAAAGCCTGTTCGGTTTCTTCGATCGTTGTCGGCCAAACCCGAAGGCGCACAATGCCATGGTGTCGCTGTGCTGGAAAGGAACGGCCATCGGCGAAGTCTTCATCAAAGGTCACAACGACAGCGCCCTGTTGCTGCGCCCAGGCGAAGACCTCTTCATCAGATTTCCCGGACAATCCCACATCGCCAGTGTGGAAGACGGCCCACGTCGGCTTTAACAGCTTCAGCCATGAAACGACGGCTTGGGGAACATTTTGGTCGAGAAGGATGGTCAGGCGGTCAGGCACGCGGGATGACTTTCTCTTCGTCAATCACCTGGCTGGCATACTCAAGCGCGGCAGTGACATCGTTGGCGGTCAGTTCGGGGTACGCGTTAATGATCCGGGCCATAGTGTAGCCACCGGCTACCATGCCGAGGATGTTCTTCACCATAATACGGGTGCCTCGAATCGTGGGCTTCCCGCTGCAGATTTTGGAATCAACAACGATACGATCATCCATGATGAATTCCTCATTGACTAACTGATTAGTCAGCCTAAGGCTAGGAGGTTCCGCGTGTCCTGTCAAGATAAGCCACTCGATTCAAACAGCAGGAACCCAAAGCCGGACGCCCGTGCGCGGGGTGGCGCAAGCCACCCGCGCAGGGGAGCCGCGCCAGCGGCCACTCCTAAACTTGACAGGAGGACATTTCTCGGCGAACACACCTGGCCTCACATCACACTACCTCCCGCAGGGAACGTCTGGTCCATCACGATTCATGATTTCGGAAAACAATGGGTCGAAATGTCTTGGGGAAGGTTAGACCCGATTCAAGGCAAGAGAGGAGAGAAAGGCGCATCGCGGAATAGAAAGATGAACGAGGCTCGGGCACGAGGCCGGGCCAAAAGCACGATTCGGAAGAAATGCTTGACCATCGGAGCCGACCATCTCGTGACCTTGACCTATCGAGCGAATATGGAGGATCGAGACCGGGTGTTACACGATCTAGAGCGGCTACGGCGTGCGCTATCGCGATCGGGCTGCTCTATGCCCTATGTGGCGGTCCTGGAACGGCAACAGCGTGGGGCGCTACATCCTCATCTCGCAGTGAAGGGGTTTCAGGATGTTCGGCTCTTACGACGATGCTGGTACAAGATCGTCGGGAACGGCCAGGGGCAAGTCAATGTCAGAGGCCCTCGTCCGGGAAGTTCACCCGTCAAGCTCGCCCGCTACCTATCAAAATATATCAGCAAGGATTTTGACAACATGCCGCGTGAGTTTGAGGAGCACCGATACTTTTGTTCACTAGGCGTGAAGGTGCCCACGGAAAAGCATGAATTCGTCTTGGATCGAAGGGCAAAGGACGTTGAAAGGAAAATGTACAGCCTCATTCGGCAAGAGGCCTTGCGTCGTGTTGGGGTGTGTTGCCGTCTTACGGAATGGATGGGTGGATCGGGCACCTACGGCTGGATGGCCGGCTTTGAAGATGGTTCGATACGATGGGTAACTGGAAAGCCTGAAGCGGTGCCGAGTACTCAGAGTCCTTGACTTACAGCGCCGGCGCTCGGTGTGGCGCGGGCGCTCTTTGGGGGGGATGGGGGTGTCGAAGACTCCCCCATAATAGTCTGAAAAGCGCATATGTGACGGGCCTTCTCGCTGTTCTGACGGGCTGCAGACGATCCAAAGCGGACCTGTGCGGCTCAGACGTAATAAGAGGTGAACCTACAAACATTTACCTTCAAACCAGCCGCCGAATCCGCTCATGCAAGGTCAACGCCGCCGGGA from Nitrospira sp. ND1 includes the following:
- a CDS encoding DUF5615 family PIN-like protein, which translates into the protein MPDRLTILLDQNVPQAVVSWLKLLKPTWAVFHTGDVGLSGKSDEEVFAWAQQQGAVVVTFDEDFADGRSFPAQRHHGIVRLRVWPTTIEETEQALGRLLSEVTEAELTTSLIIVDRSRIRVRTRPQ
- a CDS encoding DUF433 domain-containing protein, whose protein sequence is MDDRIVVDSKICSGKPTIRGTRIMVKNILGMVAGGYTMARIINAYPELTANDVTAALEYASQVIDEEKVIPRA